The Coregonus clupeaformis isolate EN_2021a chromosome 13, ASM2061545v1, whole genome shotgun sequence genome includes a region encoding these proteins:
- the LOC121580150 gene encoding oocyte-specific histone RNA stem-loop-binding protein 2 isoform X2, with the protein MYNVNKRRNRISRGWSMPLWSGVPALPLGFRSRPPSYSSSPEPWLLPGCSSVYDSLVSNAAPAMPPSPMNGERGPATAMQKLRRSSILERCILRMSTASVAVGTEDMDGIRRSQSGMRLAPRNLDPAHMEGNESVLKRRQKQVQYGKNTSGYQNYLEQVPKRLRIPGLHPSTPNKYRKYSRRSWDMQVRLWRRALHAWDPLSEAQGEAEGQDPVDQLQGLLEQMNCELYEDCGAKERARGMPSDSKAPFSTKPAGMSINSPWMFPHGSQVDVSGPQFPSSQTGLGYAFSSHLTADENVVGWLRFLLETDHSHDQQGDRLPWKPY; encoded by the exons ATGTATAATGTCAACAAGCGTCGAAACCGCATTTCAAG GGGTTGGTCAATGCCTCTTTGGTCTGGCGTTCCAGCGCTGCCTCTAGGCTTCAGGTCCAGACCACCTTCTTATTCAAGTAGCCCTGAACCTTGGCTTCTCCCAGGATGTAGCTCTGTGTATGACAGTCTGGTCAG TAATGCAGCCCCAGCCATGCCTCCCTCTCCCATGAATGGAGAAAGAGGACCTGCCACTGCTATGCAAAAGCTACGCAG GTCCTCTATCCTTGAGCGATGTATCCTTAGGATGTCTACTGCCAGTGTTGCTGTTGGAACAGAGGACATGGATGGTATCAGGAG GTCCCAGTCAGGGATGCGGTTGGCCCCACGGAACCTGGATCCAGCTCACATGGAAGGCAATGAATCGGTTCTGAAACGACGGCAGAAACAGGTTCAGTACGGCAAGAACACCTCTGGCTACCAGAATTACCTGGAACAAGTTCCCAA GCGTCTGAGAATCCCTGGGCTGCACCCATCCACTCCAAACAAATATAGAAAATACAGCCGCCGATCCTGGGACATGCAGGTTCGTCTTTGGCGGAGAGCTCTGCATGCATGGGACCCTCTGTCTGAAGCGCAGGGAGAAGCTGAGGGACAAGACCCTGTTGACCAACT GCAGGGGTTGCTTGAGCAGATGAATTGTGAGCTATATGAAGACTGTGGCGCTAAAGAGCGGGCCAGAGGGATGCCATCAGACTCTAAAGCCCCCTTCTCCACTAAACCTGCAGGAATGTCAATCAACAGTCCCTGGATGTTTCCCCATGGATCCCAG GTGGATGTGTCTGGTCCTCAGTTCCCATCCTCCCAGACAGGCTTGGGGTACGCCTTTAGCAGTCATCTAACAGCTGATGAGAATGTGGTGGGATGGCTGAGATTTCTCCTGGAAACTGACCACTCCCACGATCAACAGGGAGACCGGCTACCGTGGAAGCCATACTGA
- the LOC121580150 gene encoding oocyte-specific histone RNA stem-loop-binding protein 2 isoform X1, with protein MSTSVETAFQGPFMEPRGWSMPLWSGVPALPLGFRSRPPSYSSSPEPWLLPGCSSVYDSLVSNAAPAMPPSPMNGERGPATAMQKLRRSSILERCILRMSTASVAVGTEDMDGIRRSQSGMRLAPRNLDPAHMEGNESVLKRRQKQVQYGKNTSGYQNYLEQVPKRLRIPGLHPSTPNKYRKYSRRSWDMQVRLWRRALHAWDPLSEAQGEAEGQDPVDQLQGLLEQMNCELYEDCGAKERARGMPSDSKAPFSTKPAGMSINSPWMFPHGSQVDVSGPQFPSSQTGLGYAFSSHLTADENVVGWLRFLLETDHSHDQQGDRLPWKPY; from the exons ATGTCAACAAGCGTCGAAACCGCATTTCAAGGTCCGTTTATGGAGcccag GGGTTGGTCAATGCCTCTTTGGTCTGGCGTTCCAGCGCTGCCTCTAGGCTTCAGGTCCAGACCACCTTCTTATTCAAGTAGCCCTGAACCTTGGCTTCTCCCAGGATGTAGCTCTGTGTATGACAGTCTGGTCAG TAATGCAGCCCCAGCCATGCCTCCCTCTCCCATGAATGGAGAAAGAGGACCTGCCACTGCTATGCAAAAGCTACGCAG GTCCTCTATCCTTGAGCGATGTATCCTTAGGATGTCTACTGCCAGTGTTGCTGTTGGAACAGAGGACATGGATGGTATCAGGAG GTCCCAGTCAGGGATGCGGTTGGCCCCACGGAACCTGGATCCAGCTCACATGGAAGGCAATGAATCGGTTCTGAAACGACGGCAGAAACAGGTTCAGTACGGCAAGAACACCTCTGGCTACCAGAATTACCTGGAACAAGTTCCCAA GCGTCTGAGAATCCCTGGGCTGCACCCATCCACTCCAAACAAATATAGAAAATACAGCCGCCGATCCTGGGACATGCAGGTTCGTCTTTGGCGGAGAGCTCTGCATGCATGGGACCCTCTGTCTGAAGCGCAGGGAGAAGCTGAGGGACAAGACCCTGTTGACCAACT GCAGGGGTTGCTTGAGCAGATGAATTGTGAGCTATATGAAGACTGTGGCGCTAAAGAGCGGGCCAGAGGGATGCCATCAGACTCTAAAGCCCCCTTCTCCACTAAACCTGCAGGAATGTCAATCAACAGTCCCTGGATGTTTCCCCATGGATCCCAG GTGGATGTGTCTGGTCCTCAGTTCCCATCCTCCCAGACAGGCTTGGGGTACGCCTTTAGCAGTCATCTAACAGCTGATGAGAATGTGGTGGGATGGCTGAGATTTCTCCTGGAAACTGACCACTCCCACGATCAACAGGGAGACCGGCTACCGTGGAAGCCATACTGA